The Streptomyces sp. NBC_00459 DNA segment CGCCGGACCGGACCGGACCGGACTCGGCCGTGCGGCCGAGCCCGCCGAGCAGGCCGGGACGGTAGGCCCCCGGTCCCCGGCCCTGACCGGAGTCAGCCGACCGGAACCAACGTCTCCCGGAGCCGCGCCGCGAACTCCGCCGGGTGTGTGAGCAGCCCGAGATGCCCTCCCGGGAACTGGCGGGCGGCGCTGCCCGTACGCCGGGCGAGGACCGTGGCGGTGCGGTGCAGAAGTTGGCCGGCGGAGTCGATGCCCATGGCGACGGTGAGCCGGGGAGAGGGGGCGGAGAGTGCGCCGAGGTCGGGGGCGTAGGAGGTGAACGGGACCAGGACGCGGGTGAGGGAGATGGCCATGGGGGTCGCCAACTCATCGGAGAGAGAAGGAGGTTGCTCTGCCGCGTCCGACAGCTTGGCCAGTTCCTGTTCGGTGAGCGCCCGTTCCTCCAGCCCCGCCGTCATACGGGCCGACGCGGCCTCGACACCCCGGGCGCGGTAGGTGTCGCGCACCTCGGTGAACATCGCCCGCTGCCGCTCGGCGTCCGGCAGGACCGTCACGACCGGTGGCTCGTGCGCGACCACGTGCCGCAGCCGGGCCGGGTGCCGGGACGCCAGGTCGAGGGCGGCGACGGCCCCCGCGCTGGTGCCGAACACGTACGCGGACTCACCCTCGGGGAGCACCGCGTCCAGCACCCGGGCGGCGCCCTCGCTCCACCACTCGACGCGCT contains these protein-coding regions:
- a CDS encoding alpha/beta fold hydrolase, encoding MSDHYDVRGTGPVLLIIPGGAGHPMGLENPTALLSEHFTVVTYDPLGLAHGRLGKPVEEQRVEWWSEGAARVLDAVLPEGESAYVFGTSAGAVAALDLASRHPARLRHVVAHEPPVVTVLPDAERQRAMFTEVRDTYRARGVEAASARMTAGLEERALTEQELAKLSDAAEQPPSLSDELATPMAISLTRVLVPFTSYAPDLGALSAPSPRLTVAMGIDSAGQLLHRTATVLARRTGSAARQFPGGHLGLLTHPAEFAARLRETLVPVG